One genomic region from Bacteroidota bacterium encodes:
- a CDS encoding M23 family metallopeptidase yields MEKKKMLFSIKNNPIGIFIFGLIQATIRRMEPKAIMQLRFMIIYPALVLLLQGGCSKDDIDLNDTSWYITIVENNAPTYGFDFPVEPGEMDGWKEPSAPVPETDPSFDPSSYLANREDGIHPAIDFFKEDGSSAAGHELWAIGEGVVVDIVYDREAYPAKHDGGDRDAGWGNLILIQHDYIENGVNKRVYAQYAHCATIEVELNEVVKRNQRIGLVGHTDGVIGTESWNDHLHFEIRITNFRADVWPQGIGLTTDEVVSQHYTHPLEFIRAHRPAD; encoded by the coding sequence ATGGAAAAGAAAAAAATGTTATTTAGTATTAAAAATAATCCAATTGGCATATTCATTTTTGGATTAATACAGGCTACTATCCGACGAATGGAACCAAAGGCAATCATGCAACTAAGATTCATGATTATTTATCCGGCACTCGTACTTCTCCTGCAGGGTGGTTGTAGTAAAGACGACATCGACTTGAATGACACTTCCTGGTACATAACAATAGTTGAAAACAATGCCCCTACATACGGATTTGATTTCCCGGTCGAACCAGGCGAAATGGATGGTTGGAAGGAGCCTTCAGCCCCTGTCCCGGAAACTGACCCTTCCTTTGATCCATCCAGTTATCTCGCTAACAGGGAAGATGGTATTCACCCTGCAATAGATTTCTTTAAAGAAGATGGTTCAAGTGCAGCAGGGCATGAGCTTTGGGCTATTGGCGAAGGTGTGGTCGTTGACATCGTTTATGATCGTGAAGCCTATCCAGCTAAACATGATGGCGGAGATAGAGATGCGGGATGGGGCAACCTTATCCTTATTCAACACGATTATATAGAAAATGGGGTCAATAAAAGAGTTTATGCTCAATACGCCCACTGTGCAACCATTGAAGTAGAACTCAACGAAGTCGTCAAACGTAATCAACGCATTGGACTGGTAGGGCACACTGATGGAGTGATAGGGACCGAGTCGTGGAACGACCATCTGCACTTTGAAATACGCATAACCAACTTTAGGGCAGATGTGTGGCCACAGGGCATTGGCCTGACTACAGATGAAGTTGTATCACAGCACTATACACACCCTCTGGAGTTCATCAGGGCTCACAGGCCGGCTGATTAG
- a CDS encoding TonB-dependent receptor, translating into MIKSKFIYLIFACLSSFPLLAQQTVRGVIIDLDSKVAIPFATIQLLDSSHAIGTVCDESGKFRIENVPIGRQSFAVSCMGYENGYLNNVDITMAKEVIVDIELQESFTNLDEIVISGGRDKRKPLNDFATISARSFSVEETNRYAASIGDPARQALNFAGVTGNGNDLSNEIVIRGNSPCGFLWRLEGVEIPNPNHFDYLGNSVGSVSILSSNILTTSDFYTAAFPGEFGNATSGVFDLNFRKGNNEQNETRIAAGFLGLEIATEGPFSKKQGSSYIFNYRYSTLSILNTMGIKVAGDALPNYQDLSFNMNFPTKKMGIFNIYGLSGNSWFTYESTEDYGYGLIQETEEEKAKTAISGIRHLIFVSDRAFIKTSLNYSFKKADVTEQEKNDTYYYKYLENTELLTTRLSTLYNHKLNAKHTIQSGLIISHLNEKAKNHETDEGIETVYDDFNKSTNQFQAYVQWKWRLYKDITINSGLHSLYYGFTKNYSIEPRFALGWEYSKNKSLSLGMGLHSRAEDLYVYLIEKEDASGYKTQPNKDLELTKSAHFVLGHTWNMNKHTSLKVEAYFQHLYDLPSNSSEKFISINIRDIFEYQSVNNVTNDAVGRNYGVELTIERFLHKNFYYLFTMSMYESKFSFDKKTFYNTQYNGNYIVNALIGKDFKIRKEKENTIGINLKATYAGGQRYTATDEQLSILNEEITYSNIPFTENANEYFKIDAGINYKLNFKRTTHMLSLNVQNLTNRLNEFEPDFELSKTGDKVKKEVITQSGIIPILKYSIDL; encoded by the coding sequence ATGATAAAATCAAAATTTATTTATTTAATATTTGCTTGTCTTTCCTCCTTTCCTTTATTAGCACAACAAACTGTAAGAGGAGTGATTATAGATTTAGATTCAAAAGTTGCAATTCCTTTTGCAACAATTCAGTTACTCGATAGTTCACATGCAATTGGAACTGTATGCGATGAGTCTGGCAAATTTCGTATAGAAAATGTTCCGATTGGCCGCCAAAGTTTTGCTGTATCCTGCATGGGTTACGAAAATGGATATTTGAATAATGTTGATATCACTATGGCGAAAGAAGTAATTGTTGATATAGAACTTCAGGAAAGTTTTACAAATTTAGATGAAATAGTTATTAGTGGAGGAAGAGACAAAAGGAAACCGCTTAATGATTTTGCCACAATAAGTGCCCGTTCTTTCAGTGTGGAAGAAACCAACCGATATGCAGCTTCTATCGGCGATCCGGCACGACAGGCACTTAATTTTGCCGGTGTAACTGGGAATGGAAATGATTTAAGCAACGAAATTGTTATCCGGGGGAATTCTCCCTGTGGTTTCTTATGGCGTCTGGAAGGGGTTGAAATCCCAAATCCAAATCATTTTGATTACCTCGGTAATTCAGTAGGATCGGTGAGTATATTAAGCTCGAATATTCTTACAACTTCCGATTTTTATACTGCTGCTTTTCCAGGCGAATTTGGAAATGCTACTTCCGGGGTTTTTGATTTGAATTTCAGGAAAGGCAACAATGAACAAAATGAAACAAGGATTGCCGCTGGTTTTTTAGGATTAGAAATAGCTACGGAAGGACCCTTCAGCAAAAAACAGGGTTCATCGTACATTTTTAATTATCGCTATTCAACGCTTTCTATTCTCAATACCATGGGAATAAAGGTAGCCGGTGATGCATTACCCAATTATCAGGATCTGAGTTTTAATATGAATTTCCCAACTAAAAAAATGGGAATTTTTAATATTTATGGTTTAAGTGGGAATAGCTGGTTTACCTATGAATCTACAGAAGATTATGGTTATGGACTAATTCAGGAAACCGAAGAAGAAAAAGCCAAAACCGCAATTTCCGGCATCAGACATCTGATTTTTGTTTCCGACCGGGCCTTTATTAAAACTTCGCTTAATTATAGTTTCAAAAAAGCTGATGTTACAGAGCAGGAAAAAAATGACACGTATTATTATAAATATTTAGAAAATACAGAATTACTAACAACACGATTATCAACTTTGTATAATCATAAACTTAATGCTAAACATACAATACAGAGCGGATTAATCATAAGCCACTTAAATGAAAAAGCAAAGAATCATGAGACAGATGAAGGTATTGAAACAGTATATGATGACTTCAATAAAAGTACAAATCAGTTTCAGGCCTATGTTCAGTGGAAATGGAGGTTATACAAGGATATAACCATAAATAGCGGATTGCATAGTTTGTATTATGGTTTTACCAAAAACTATTCGATAGAACCCAGGTTTGCGTTAGGCTGGGAATACAGCAAAAATAAATCGTTGAGCTTAGGAATGGGTTTACACAGCCGTGCAGAAGACCTATATGTATATTTAATTGAAAAAGAAGATGCTTCAGGTTACAAAACTCAACCGAATAAAGATCTGGAATTAACTAAATCAGCACACTTTGTTTTGGGCCATACTTGGAACATGAATAAACATACCAGCCTAAAAGTCGAAGCATATTTCCAGCATTTATATGATCTGCCATCCAACTCAAGCGAAAAATTTATTTCAATTAATATCAGGGATATTTTTGAATACCAATCAGTAAATAATGTAACGAATGATGCTGTTGGTAGGAATTATGGAGTTGAGCTTACAATAGAAAGGTTTCTGCACAAAAACTTTTATTATCTGTTTACCATGTCAATGTACGAGTCAAAGTTTTCCTTTGATAAAAAAACATTTTACAATACCCAGTATAATGGGAATTATATTGTAAATGCACTTATTGGAAAAGACTTTAAAATTAGAAAGGAGAAAGAAAATACCATTGGGATTAATTTAAAGGCAACCTATGCCGGAGGACAGCGATATACTGCGACAGATGAACAATTGTCAATTCTGAACGAGGAGATCACCTATTCAAATATTCCTTTTACAGAAAACGCGAATGAATATTTTAAGATTGATGCAGGGATCAATTATAAGCTTAATTTCAAGAGAACAACACATATGTTAAGCCTTAATGTTCAGAATCTGACCAATAGGTTAAATGAGTTTGAACCAGATTTTGAATTGTCAAAAACAGGTGACAAAGTCAAGAAAGAAGTAATAACACAAAGTGGTATCATTCCGATTTTGAAATATTCTATTGATCTTTAG
- a CDS encoding agmatine deiminase family protein: MKKNMISLLSLLFVCLSWSCTKEDIKNELDNIQYPDTTVLYQNARVPAEWEPHGATWIQWALDWEASMRKPFADIIAIVKQYEPVHLITISETEKTEAIEFMANEGVTQDNITWHIFDIDNSWMRDCGPIYLTDGEHTWIQNWKFDGWGTGFGNIPWQNDNQVPVNVAGYLGLEVEDRQDYVLEKGNVEVNGNGILVINWDCQKDRNPNVSQAHQEILLKNALGITKVIWAYGHYDGDGTIGHIDGTARFIDENTIVIADYGSNLENNLALACQNEDLEVIMYPGDLNWLVGNGFVVAMGNGNANDELIKSELEELWPNHDVHVIDGSNMVDLGGGIHCVTNDQPVIF, encoded by the coding sequence ATGAAAAAAAATATGATTAGTCTGCTGTCCCTTTTATTTGTATGCTTAAGCTGGTCTTGTACAAAAGAAGATATTAAAAATGAATTGGATAATATACAATATCCTGATACAACAGTACTCTATCAAAATGCCAGAGTCCCGGCAGAATGGGAACCCCATGGAGCAACCTGGATTCAATGGGCCCTGGATTGGGAAGCAAGTATGCGGAAGCCTTTTGCTGATATTATTGCAATAGTAAAGCAATACGAACCAGTACACCTGATAACAATTTCGGAAACTGAAAAAACTGAAGCCATTGAGTTCATGGCCAACGAAGGAGTAACACAAGATAACATTACCTGGCACATTTTTGATATTGACAATTCGTGGATGCGCGATTGTGGCCCAATTTACTTAACCGATGGTGAACACACATGGATACAGAACTGGAAATTTGATGGTTGGGGTACAGGATTTGGTAACATTCCCTGGCAAAACGACAATCAAGTCCCTGTAAATGTTGCCGGATATTTGGGTCTGGAAGTTGAAGACAGACAAGACTATGTTTTGGAAAAAGGTAATGTTGAGGTAAATGGCAATGGCATTTTAGTTATTAATTGGGATTGCCAGAAAGACAGAAATCCGAATGTGTCTCAGGCACATCAGGAAATCCTGTTGAAGAATGCCCTGGGGATTACAAAAGTAATTTGGGCATATGGCCACTACGACGGTGATGGAACCATTGGCCATATTGATGGCACTGCCCGGTTTATTGATGAAAATACCATTGTGATTGCAGATTATGGTTCCAACTTAGAAAACAATCTGGCTCTTGCTTGCCAGAATGAGGATCTGGAAGTAATTATGTATCCTGGTGATTTAAACTGGCTGGTAGGAAATGGTTTTGTGGTTGCCATGGGAAACGGGAATGCCAATGATGAACTTATAAAATCTGAACTGGAAGAGCTCTGGCCAAATCATGATGTACATGTAATTGATGGTTCAAATATGGTTGATTTAGGTGGCGGAATTCATTGTGTTACCAATGATCAACCAGTAATTTTTTAA
- a CDS encoding histidine kinase, with protein sequence MQKIKPIYHILFWIFVFFFAFDLLEYAFDLLPAIGLSCVEVTIHALIFYFNLHVLIPRILVPKGSKLYIIGLFVFLIAILLPYFYSGLGYYLIDENELRVILGFLINYILFTLISFLYWYFTLYHHEKHNRLALHNEKLQAELLFLKSQVSPHFLFNSLNNIYSLSVIKHDNAPVMIEKLSDILRYVIYEGNKQEVMLEREVELINNYIELQLLKKLKAEKNITITVNGLNSSQKITPLILINIVENCFKHSDIAYNIDGFLKLKIFVENNLLKFSTANSFQESNKKTGIGLENIKKQLQYYYPKMHRVDIFNNNGIFKVELQIELTSSNRTHMR encoded by the coding sequence ATGCAAAAAATAAAACCTATCTACCATATTTTATTCTGGATATTCGTATTCTTCTTTGCTTTCGATTTGCTTGAATATGCATTTGATTTGTTACCTGCTATTGGCCTATCATGTGTTGAAGTTACCATTCATGCACTTATCTTTTATTTCAATTTACATGTTCTTATTCCCAGAATATTAGTGCCTAAAGGAAGCAAATTATATATTATTGGCTTATTTGTTTTTCTCATTGCAATATTGCTACCCTACTTTTATTCCGGTTTGGGTTATTATCTTATTGATGAGAACGAATTGAGAGTCATTTTAGGTTTTTTAATAAATTATATTCTCTTTACCTTGATTTCGTTTTTGTATTGGTATTTTACTTTGTATCATCATGAGAAACATAACAGGCTTGCCTTACACAATGAGAAACTTCAAGCCGAATTATTGTTTTTAAAGTCGCAAGTCAGCCCTCATTTCTTATTTAATTCATTAAACAATATTTACTCTTTAAGTGTAATTAAACACGACAATGCTCCTGTGATGATTGAAAAACTTTCAGATATTTTGAGATATGTTATTTACGAAGGGAATAAACAGGAAGTCATGTTAGAGAGGGAAGTTGAGCTAATAAATAATTACATAGAGTTACAATTACTGAAAAAATTAAAAGCTGAAAAGAACATTACAATAACAGTAAACGGATTAAACAGTTCTCAAAAAATTACACCTTTGATACTCATTAATATTGTGGAAAATTGTTTTAAACATAGTGATATAGCTTATAATATAGATGGCTTTCTTAAACTCAAAATTTTTGTAGAAAACAATTTGCTCAAGTTTTCTACAGCTAATTCATTTCAAGAATCTAATAAAAAAACAGGAATCGGGTTGGAGAATATTAAAAAGCAATTGCAGTATTATTACCCTAAAATGCATCGTGTAGATATTTTCAATAATAATGGTATATTTAAGGTAGAACTGCAAATAGAATTAACTTCATCAAACAGGACGCATATGAGATAG
- a CDS encoding response regulator transcription factor, translated as MKTYNCIIVDDESLAQDLIETHLTKISNINIVSKCHTAMEALQALNEHSIDIMFLDIEMPDLTGIEFLKSLNRSPYTIFTTAYSEFALESYELNVVDYLLKPVRFDRFFKAINKVLSLLKGNESEDESTHINNVSDDYIFVKSDYKAVKIHFNDIVFVESMQKYVKFHLTGKMVTTLMSISSLVDILPSAEFFRCQKSFIVNLTKIEGINGNQLIMGSGIIVPISKNLKHELIKRIDKNKLL; from the coding sequence ATGAAAACATATAACTGTATTATTGTTGATGATGAATCGCTTGCTCAGGATTTAATCGAAACTCATTTAACAAAAATTTCAAACATAAATATTGTTTCAAAATGTCATACGGCAATGGAAGCTCTTCAGGCACTAAATGAGCATTCCATTGATATCATGTTCCTTGATATTGAAATGCCTGATTTAACTGGTATTGAATTCCTAAAATCGCTTAACAGATCTCCATATACGATTTTCACTACGGCATACTCAGAATTTGCTTTAGAAAGCTATGAACTGAATGTGGTTGATTATCTGTTAAAACCTGTTCGTTTCGATCGTTTCTTTAAAGCCATAAATAAAGTATTATCACTTCTGAAGGGAAATGAGTCGGAGGATGAATCGACACATATAAATAATGTTAGTGATGATTACATTTTTGTAAAATCGGATTACAAAGCTGTTAAAATTCATTTTAATGATATTGTTTTTGTGGAGAGTATGCAGAAATATGTAAAATTTCATTTAACAGGTAAAATGGTAACAACACTAATGAGCATTAGTTCTTTAGTGGACATTTTACCTTCTGCTGAGTTTTTTCGTTGCCAGAAATCATTTATTGTAAACCTCACTAAAATTGAGGGGATTAATGGTAATCAGCTAATTATGGGCTCCGGCATTATAGTTCCTATAAGCAAAAACCTAAAACACGAGTTGATTAAACGAATTGATAAGAATAAATTGCTTTAA
- a CDS encoding HEPN domain-containing protein — MAYKTKDYTVLSKCNTRRNPVMNQEERLEYVKFRIESAYQTYDAAKSLFENEFWNSSVNRLYYAIFYAVNALLVYNKIKTKTHSSVKSQFSLHFIKTERLDKKYGQLLNILFDLRQKGDYENMYNYNKESVEPLIEKVGKMLQVIENEIKNAI, encoded by the coding sequence ATGGCATACAAGACAAAAGATTACACCGTTTTATCAAAATGTAACACAAGAAGGAATCCTGTTATGAATCAAGAAGAACGATTGGAATATGTGAAATTTCGCATAGAATCAGCATATCAAACTTATGATGCAGCTAAATCATTATTTGAAAATGAATTTTGGAATTCATCGGTGAATAGGTTGTATTATGCTATCTTTTATGCAGTGAATGCTTTATTGGTGTATAATAAAATTAAAACAAAAACACATTCTTCTGTTAAAAGTCAGTTCTCTCTTCATTTTATTAAAACAGAAAGACTTGATAAGAAATATGGACAATTATTGAATATTTTATTTGACTTGCGACAAAAGGGGGATTATGAAAATATGTATAATTATAATAAAGAGTCGGTTGAGCCATTAATTGAGAAAGTTGGCAAAATGCTACAAGTAATTGAAAATGAGATTAAAAACGCCATTTAA
- a CDS encoding nucleotidyltransferase domain-containing protein produces MKKEKKNIVRLIRSSVNDIDTSADVILYGSRARGDERTDSDWDLLILTNYPIDLEAENIFRNKLYDLELETGESFSVFAYSKTEWHTRQKITPFYQNVTQEGILL; encoded by the coding sequence ATGAAAAAAGAAAAAAAAAATATAGTTAGATTAATTCGTAGTTCTGTTAACGATATAGATACCTCAGCAGATGTTATACTTTATGGTTCGCGAGCACGAGGAGACGAACGAACAGATTCAGATTGGGATCTTCTTATTCTAACAAATTACCCTATAGATTTAGAGGCAGAAAATATTTTTCGAAATAAATTATATGATTTAGAATTGGAAACTGGCGAATCTTTCTCGGTTTTTGCATATTCAAAAACCGAATGGCATACAAGACAAAAGATTACACCGTTTTATCAAAATGTAACACAAGAAGGAATCCTGTTATGA
- a CDS encoding type II toxin-antitoxin system RelE/ParE family toxin: protein MIFREEYFVDFYKTLDIKVKSKFQYVFELIKQVEKVPKKFLTSMTGYDGLFEIRVEYQSNIYRVFCCFDKGKLIVLFNGYQKKTQKTPKNEIEKAMKLKDEYFRLKKK from the coding sequence ATCATATTTCGTGAAGAATATTTTGTTGACTTTTACAAGACACTTGATATTAAAGTAAAATCGAAATTTCAATATGTATTCGAGTTAATCAAGCAGGTTGAAAAGGTGCCAAAAAAGTTTTTAACATCAATGACCGGATACGATGGACTTTTTGAAATCCGAGTTGAATATCAATCAAATATTTATCGTGTTTTTTGTTGTTTTGATAAAGGAAAACTAATTGTTCTTTTTAATGGGTATCAGAAAAAAACACAGAAAACACCTAAGAATGAGATTGAAAAAGCAATGAAATTAAAAGATGAATATTTTAGACTTAAAAAAAAATAA
- the glmM gene encoding phosphoglucosamine mutase — MTLIKSISGIRGTIGGKPGEGMNPLDLVKFTSAFSQWVKLQSKGEKKLKVVVGRDARISGDMLNRVVTATFSAMGINVVDIGLATTPTCEIAVQEIEADGGIILTASHNPKQWNALKLLNNEGEFLSDLNGKKVLELAEIQDFDYAKIDDIGEIICDYSFTKKHIDKILALELVDREAIKNANFKIAIDCVNSVGGIAIPQLLDALGVQQVEKLYCEPNGIFPHNPEPLPENLTELSNLVVEKKVNLGFVVDPDVDRLAIVNEDGTMFGEEYTLVAVADYVLSKSKSNTVSNLSSTRALQDVTEKHGKQYFASAVGEVNVVNAMKKHNATIGGEGNGGVIFPELHYGRDALVGIALFLSQLAKSGKKCSELRKTYPNYFISKNKMVIDENIDADAIFTNLKEKYSANKIIDIDGIRIDFDQEWVQIRKSNTEPIIRIYAESTSEENADSLAQKIIEDIQI, encoded by the coding sequence ATGACATTAATAAAATCAATATCAGGAATTAGAGGAACTATCGGTGGCAAGCCCGGCGAAGGCATGAATCCTTTAGATTTAGTAAAATTTACCAGTGCATTTAGCCAGTGGGTGAAATTGCAAAGCAAGGGTGAAAAAAAGCTAAAAGTTGTTGTTGGAAGAGATGCAAGAATTTCCGGCGATATGCTGAACAGAGTTGTTACAGCAACTTTTTCGGCCATGGGTATAAATGTAGTTGATATTGGGCTTGCAACAACCCCAACTTGCGAAATTGCAGTTCAAGAAATTGAAGCCGATGGTGGAATAATTTTAACAGCAAGCCATAATCCAAAACAATGGAATGCACTTAAATTGTTGAATAATGAAGGAGAGTTTCTTTCTGATCTTAATGGTAAAAAAGTATTAGAACTTGCAGAAATTCAAGACTTTGATTATGCTAAAATTGATGATATTGGAGAAATAATTTGCGACTATTCTTTTACGAAAAAGCATATTGACAAAATATTAGCATTAGAATTGGTTGATAGAGAAGCTATTAAAAATGCCAATTTTAAAATAGCAATAGATTGCGTCAATTCGGTGGGCGGCATTGCAATTCCACAACTTCTTGATGCTCTCGGAGTTCAACAAGTTGAAAAGCTTTATTGCGAACCAAATGGAATTTTTCCGCACAATCCCGAGCCACTACCTGAAAATCTCACTGAGCTTTCAAATCTGGTAGTTGAGAAAAAAGTCAATCTCGGATTTGTTGTAGATCCCGATGTAGATCGTCTCGCAATTGTTAATGAAGACGGAACTATGTTTGGCGAAGAATATACCCTTGTTGCAGTTGCCGATTATGTTTTAAGCAAATCGAAATCGAATACTGTTTCGAATCTTTCCTCGACACGTGCATTGCAAGATGTTACCGAAAAACACGGAAAACAATATTTTGCCTCGGCAGTTGGCGAAGTGAATGTTGTGAATGCAATGAAAAAACACAATGCTACTATTGGCGGCGAAGGAAATGGCGGAGTAATTTTTCCTGAGCTACACTACGGACGAGATGCTTTGGTTGGCATTGCTTTGTTTTTGTCACAACTTGCAAAATCCGGCAAAAAATGTTCTGAACTACGAAAAACCTATCCAAACTATTTCATTTCGAAAAACAAAATGGTAATAGACGAAAACATTGATGCAGATGCTATTTTCACTAATCTAAAAGAAAAATATTCAGCAAATAAAATTATTGATATTGATGGTATCAGAATAGATTTTGATCAGGAATGGGTTCAAATTAGGAAATCGAATACCGAGCCAATTATTCGGATTTATGCCGAAAGCACGAGCGAAGAAAATGCGGACAGCTTGGCACAGAAAATAATAGAAGATATTCAAATATAA
- a CDS encoding ferredoxin yields the protein MKKNNNLSRRDFINRSVRVSAFIGLGGLGAILFKNNVSGETIWQLDASKCIQCGRCATDCVLAQSAVKCMHVYDMCGYCDLCGGYFRTEVKDLTTAAENQLCPTRAIERKFVEEPFFEYKIDEKLCIACGKCVAGCGAFGNGSLQLQVNPDICTNCNQCSIAKNCPTDSFQKVPVNKPYKFSK from the coding sequence ATGAAAAAAAATAACAATTTAAGCAGAAGAGATTTTATTAATCGCAGCGTACGAGTATCTGCATTTATTGGATTAGGCGGGCTTGGTGCAATTTTGTTTAAAAACAATGTTAGTGGTGAAACTATTTGGCAGCTTGATGCTTCCAAGTGCATACAGTGTGGACGTTGTGCTACAGATTGTGTTTTAGCTCAATCTGCAGTAAAATGTATGCACGTTTATGATATGTGTGGATATTGTGATTTGTGTGGTGGATATTTTCGAACAGAAGTAAAAGATTTGACCACAGCTGCAGAAAATCAATTATGTCCTACCAGAGCCATTGAACGAAAATTTGTTGAGGAGCCGTTTTTTGAATATAAAATTGACGAAAAATTGTGTATTGCTTGTGGCAAATGCGTTGCTGGTTGCGGTGCTTTCGGAAATGGTTCATTGCAATTGCAAGTAAATCCTGATATTTGCACAAATTGTAATCAATGTTCAATTGCAAAAAACTGTCCTACCGATTCTTTCCAAAAAGTACCTGTAAACAAACCTTATAAATTTTCAAAATAA
- a CDS encoding 4Fe-4S binding protein has translation MQKWKFIIVLFAFNLLVINAIGQKRFPKPEFETEYMQPQMHSPLPRANILEYLDILILVGSLSLISWVIVKKRSRKAVFWITVFSVIYFGFYRQGCICSVGSIQNVSFALFNPGSEIPFSALVFFFIPIIYTLLFGRTFCAGICPLGALQELFVFKPINLEAWLEKILGILPFIYLGLAVLYSATGTDFIICRYDPFVGFFRFNASFMMLIVGGIFLLLGVFIARPYCRFLCPYGALLNLFSRFSRKHLTITPNECIQCRLCEDSCPVGSIENPNLLKERENPKKSTKRYISYLIILPVLIIIGGLSISSFHENLAMANAKVRLAKEIMNKTNFGLIDDEALEISGFKTSGQSVSELFEEASNVVNSFYYGSWFLGAYLGLVFGLTLINLNVFRYSPDYTINKATCHSCARCVDYCPIKKSV, from the coding sequence ATGCAAAAGTGGAAATTTATAATAGTTTTATTTGCTTTCAATCTGTTAGTTATTAATGCTATAGGGCAAAAACGATTTCCAAAGCCCGAATTTGAAACTGAGTATATGCAGCCGCAAATGCATTCTCCTCTGCCTAGAGCAAATATTTTAGAATATTTAGATATTTTAATCCTTGTGGGAAGCCTTTCTTTAATATCTTGGGTAATAGTAAAAAAGCGGTCTCGCAAGGCAGTTTTTTGGATTACAGTTTTTTCAGTCATTTATTTTGGTTTTTATCGCCAGGGCTGCATTTGTTCAGTTGGTTCTATTCAAAATGTCAGTTTTGCACTTTTTAATCCCGGGTCAGAAATTCCTTTTTCTGCATTAGTTTTTTTCTTTATCCCAATAATATATACCTTACTATTCGGTCGGACTTTCTGTGCAGGAATTTGTCCACTCGGTGCTTTGCAAGAACTTTTTGTTTTTAAGCCAATTAATTTAGAAGCTTGGCTTGAGAAAATATTAGGTATTTTACCTTTCATATATCTCGGACTGGCTGTTTTATATTCTGCAACCGGTACAGATTTTATAATTTGCAGATACGATCCTTTTGTCGGATTTTTCAGGTTCAATGCAAGTTTTATGATGTTAATTGTGGGTGGAATTTTCCTTCTTCTTGGAGTTTTTATTGCACGGCCATATTGTCGATTTTTATGCCCTTATGGTGCTTTACTGAATTTATTTTCTCGATTTTCAAGAAAACATCTGACAATCACACCAAATGAATGTATCCAATGCCGACTCTGCGAAGATTCATGTCCGGTAGGCTCAATTGAAAATCCTAATTTGCTGAAGGAGCGAGAAAATCCAAAAAAATCTACAAAACGATATATTTCATATTTAATAATACTTCCGGTTTTAATTATTATAGGTGGATTATCAATTTCGAGTTTTCACGAAAATCTTGCAATGGCAAATGCAAAAGTTCGTTTAGCAAAAGAAATTATGAACAAAACTAACTTTGGATTGATTGACGATGAAGCATTAGAAATTTCTGGATTTAAAACTTCTGGTCAATCAGTTAGCGAATTATTTGAAGAAGCCTCAAATGTTGTAAACAGCTTTTATTATGGATCATGGTTTCTTGGAGCCTACCTTGGTTTAGTTTTCGGACTGACTCTGATTAATTTAAATGTTTTTCGCTACAGTCCGGATTATACTATTAATAAAGCAACTTGCCATAGTTGTGCAAGATGCGTTGATTATTGCCCTATAAAAAAATCTGTATGA